The sequence TTCTACTGGAAATACTCTCGCAACAGCAAGTGCTTCAGAAATGTCTTCCTCATTGAGAGAATTAAAATTGTCACTCTCTATTAACGAGTCACTAACTGCTAGAGCATTAACAACTTCTCATATTAGATTATATTGTTCTAGTATgattttcaaatgaaaaaaaatatggaatccATGAATTACCTTTTTCAATGATTTGGAGTGCTTAGAACTAAAGAACCACACTCAGCAACGATTTTGTTTTGCATAAACAcaaaaaaagagagcaaaactTAGTTGCGCAAATGAACCAATAAACCTTCTTAGATTTAACTACTATAATGACAGCAAAAGAACCACGTTCGACATTATCATATGAGGCTCAAACAATTATCATTTAAACTTCTCTAACTACTTACGAACTGAAGAATCAAAGAACTAAGAAAGCACAAATGAATCAGAGAATAAACAACATAAATAAAGAAGCACAAATGAATTTTGTTCAGATGAGAAGTAAAACCTTGCTAGTAACCATGTTCTTCGGGAACTTGACGGTACCTGCAGTTCTCTCCTTCCACCGGTTCCCCTCCTTGTCGAATCGGTAAAACTTCGTTTTCCTAAAATCAATTGGAAAAGAGTAATAACAAATAAAAGCACAGATTTATTGTAATATTCAACATAAATGATTAAATGGTGATCGAAGGTTTACTGAAAAAGCATGAGTTAGGGATTATAGATCGAGGATGGCATCTTCGTCCTCTTCGCTGGTTGTGATAGCAACCCCCTCGAGCTTGACAATGGAAGGGAGCGGCCCTGAACAACAAACCTTCTCCAATGCTCCGACGGAAGGGAGCGGCGGCGGAAGGGGTTAGAGGTTTGCAGTGACAGAAGGGAGCAGCAACGGAGGGAGCATCAATGGAGGGTTTGTGACCGATAGTGAGCGTTAAGGGAGTCACCGCCAGAGAGAGTCACCACCAAAGGAGGGTTAGGGGTTTAGGGTGGGAGTAGCGATGGTGCGAGTGCCAGAACAGGGAGCGCCGACAGAGGCATTGCAAGCGCCAGCGATGTTCTTTGGATTACTGGGGTCGTAGAGTGCTGGGGTTCTTTCGAAGAGTTTAAAGTTCTTTCAAAGGGCCTTTCTTTTTTGGGTGAATACAAAGAGTTCGAAGAGTTTAGGGTTCAAAGGAGAAACATAGAGTTTCAAAGAGGGTGTGCAATgtaatttatatgcttttcgaAACTTTTTTTtcaaccttttggccacgcttttaaagcgtgccaaaagagttGTAGAAAATGGCACACTTTTAAAGCATCACTATAACAAAACACTGtcaccacgctttaaaagcgtacctgtttctctctatggctacgctttttaagcgtgacaAAAAAAGCATGACCAAATCTTgaatcaattgccaccctcataaaagcgttgCCATAGACCCCTTTCACCACGCTTTTTAAGAGTAGCaagaaaaaacgtggccaaatcttTAGTCAAtcaccaccctcataaaagcgtggccattgaccacttttggccacgcttttaaagcgtagaaAGAAAAAAGTATGGCCATAGGCATTTTTTTGTAGTGAGAGAAGTTGTACAAACTTTAAAGAAGACGAACAGCCAGAGATTGGAGGCTTGCGCCGACTCAACAACGGTAGAAAGCAGAGAAAGGCTACCTGcgagtgagaagatgaagaaagagtGGAGAGAAAAGGACTGAGAAAAAAATTGTACAAAATTCAGTGTCTCAAATTTTTATTCATGTCTCAATATTTTTGAAAGAGATGGAATACATGTCATTTATAGGTAGTTTTGTGTAACCGTGTCTTTCATAATTTTTTGTCTCACCAACAAACACCATACATATATCTCTGTGTTTTTGTCTTGATGGACATGTTCaccaaaacaaacgctacctaatacTCTTCTATTACTTCGTATACATCAACCATTAGACCTTTCGGATATAAAATGTCATGAAATCAttcatcccaaaagtttaagcTATAGGAGAAGATAacattaatgattatatctctaatattttcTCTCAAGCAAGAGCCTTTTTTGGGTTTGGTTGATTTTTGTCTTgtgtcttcttttttctttttatttgtcttatgctattttttatatatatttttgaggTTTTTCAAGAATCGAACTTTAAACCTCCTTTTAAAAATATcgtcataaaattattttttttaaaatttaaataaataaaaaaaataacattaatagTTATATTTCTAATACGAACTAGAGATAGTGAGAAATATTATGTCCCCATAACATTATCTATCCATATCATAAATCTTTACTTGGTTTCACTTGCTAATTATATATATTCCACAACATGATAAAAAGGACCCATACAAGCTAATGACGCAATATATATTAATCTTAGTCACTTTTATGAACTATACAAATAATGTTTTAGGCATGTCAATGACTAATGTCATGTAGTAGTAGAGTTCATTGCAGGTGCGGAAGCCTAGTATTTGCATGTGGGAAGTCACACTAGCTGGTTAAAGTATAGTAGTAAAGTTAAGTATCTAATTAtttcatttttatattttattgtgatTCTCACTTTAGAAACAATTTGTGCCCCATAAATATATATTTGATGAATGAAGAAATAGTACATGTAGTCCTCACAATAACTATGGTAATACTAGCTAGCTAGTACTATAGTGGTTATTAGTACTTAGTAGTTGAGAAGTGAGTGGGAAAATAAAATGGTCAATGATGCTTACTTGGGATGGCAAAAGCAGTGATAGAGTAAGCTAAGAGAAAGGGAGCTAGCTGGCTTTAGCCTTCTGTTAAGCTTAGttcacacatacacacacagTTAGTTGTTAGTTCTTAACTTAGCAAGTTGATTGATTATGTTAGCTTAGTTTGTTAAGTTTGTTAAAACACGTGTGGTTTACAATGGATAACAGCTGTGCTATAAATCACACAACTGAACCCATGTGACATGCTTCACTTTACCTTTTCAATCTTCAATACCAAATGTGCAGAACAACTCTgctcttcattctttcttcactTTGCAACTCCTTTCTTCCCTAATCTTCTTCTTTGAATCTGATACCatttcatggtatcagagctcaccTTCAATTTCAATGGCGAACAACACAGCGTCAACAGAAACTACATCACACCAATCAGCCATAGCCATGGTACCAGCTTCACCTCTTCGCTAATCTCTATGAAGCTCGATGACGATAACTTCTTGCAATGGAAAGATCAAGCGGAGTCCACAATCGAAGGTCACAATCTGCTTCATCACATCACGGGAGAACAAATTCCTCAACGGCTTGATGGATCTGGATGCATAACACCAGAATTTGCGATATGGAAAAGACAAGATGTGTTGTTGAAGTCTTGGCTCCTCGCTTCCATGACCAAGCCCTTCACAACTTGGACGGTAGGCTGTGTTTACTCTCACGAGGTCTGGAAAAAGTTAGATGACCATTTCTCTTCACAAATTAGAGCAAGAATTATTCAATTAAAGAACAAATTGAGTACGATCAAGATAGGAAATTCTGTTAGTGAGTATGTGTTAGGGACAATTGATGCCCTAGCCTCTGTGGTCGCAAGACCAGTGAGCATCACTGTTGGAGAGCTAGAATCATTGTTGTTGACTCATGAAAGCATGCTTGAAAGGTTTAGAAAGTCAGATTCCTTTATACAAGCCAATGTAGCACAGAGCACACAAGGATACTCACAGAACTTTAACAACAGAGGTGGATTTCGAGGTGGCACTCGTGGTGGTGGTAGGAACATGAGAGGCGGCAGAAGCGTCTATAATGAAAGTGGACAGCAATTTGGTCCAAACAGTTACAATTCAAGAACTCAAGGGGGAAACAATTCAAGATATGATGCTAGACCAGTTTGCCAAGTATGTGATAAACCTAGACACACTGCCAAGACATGTTGGCATAGGTATGAGAGGAATGATGATTCAAGAACACAGTACAATAGGTCAAGTGCACAGCCACTGCAAGAAATTCAAGCTAACTTAAGCAACGTTTTGACTACACCAGCAACCATACAAGACCAAAACTGGTATCCAGATTCGGGTGCCTCACACCACCTGACATCAGACCAGCAAAACCTGGGTGAGAAAAGCAACTATGAAGGCACAGATCAAGTCATAGTTGGGAACGGATCAGGTTTGCACATTAACCTTGTTGGAAACTCTTATTTTAAAACTGATTTAAGTAACAAAAATTTCCTGCTGCACAAACTACTTCATGTCCCTGATATTACAAAGAATTTAGTAAGTGTGTACAAATTCTGTTGTGACAATGATGTTTACTTTGAATTTTAATCTAATGGCTGCTGTGTAAAATCTCAGGCAACTAAACAGATTGTTATACATGGGGAGGTTGAATAGAAAATGTACAAGTTCCTCAACTTCACTCCATCAATAAACTCAGCTGCGTTTGTCTCAACTGTCTCTACATCTGATAATAACCAATTTCTTCTTTGGCACAATAGACTATGCCACCCTTCCAATAATATTGTTACTGCTGTCTTAAAGTCTTGTAACATTGTTGCCTCTTTTAATAAAAGTCCTTGTGAGTCATGTTGTATTGGGAAGTCTCACTGCCTCCCTTATCCTCTTTCTAATACTGTCTATACTGCTCCTTTACAGTTAGTCTACACAGATGTTTGGGGCCCTGCTCCTATTTCTGATTTGAATGGCAACTATTACTTTGTGAATTTCATTGATGCCTATAGTAGATATACCTAGCTCTATCTCATTAAAACTCGATCTCAAGTTAAATCAGTTTTTAAATGTTTCCAACAAATGGTTGAATTGCAATTGAACACTAAGATTAAGATGCTTCAATCTGACAATGCTGCTGAATATATAAGTTTAGCTAAAGATTTGCAGGCACAAAGAGCAATTCACAGGTTCTCCTGTCCCCATGAACACCAACAAAATGGCAGTGCTGAAAGAAAGCACAGACATGTAGTGGAGAAGGGCCTTACAATGCTTGCAGGTGCTGGGATGCCAACAAAATACTGGGGAGAAGTCTTTTCAGCTGCAGTATACTTGATAAACAGGCTGCCAAGTCAAGTGCTGCAAGGTCAATCACCCTTCAACAAGTTGTTTGCAAAACAGTTTGATTACACAAGCCTCAAAGTGTTCGGTTGTTTGTGTTTTCCTCATTTGAGGCCTTACAACAGGCACAAATTAGACTTCAGATCAGCACCCTCTGTATTCCTAGGCTATAGCACAATTCATAAAGGCTTCAAATGCCTTACTAAACAAGGAAAAATAGTGATCACAAGCAATGTGGTGTTTGATGAACACCAGTTTCCCTTAAAAAATGGACAGTTTAAACCCGCTCTACCAGAAGAAAGAGGCTCTACACCCCAAACTCAGTCAGTTCCAATCATTCCTCTTCTAAGAAccctttgataaaccactatttaatggtttatcttgtgctcaattgagtggtttttatcaactctttacccacttattcatactatttgcatggttttacatttgccttcctaattatgtgctttgattgaaaacatgcttctttgtccttaagttccctatgtttaaatcctctcttattaccattagatgccttgatatgtgtgttaagtgattttatagattacagggcaggaatggctcagaggatggaaaggaagcatgcaaaactagaaggaatacaagaagttggagaaattgctaagctgtccagtctgacctcttcgcactcaaacggctataactttagctacagaggtccaaatgacgcggttctagttgcgttggaaagctaacgtccggggcttcggtttgatatataatatgccatagtttccctgatgctaggcgacgcgaacgcgtgctctacgcggacgcgtcgcagtggcaaaaattagcgtggcagatttcttctccagcgatttctgggctgttttcgacccagttttcggcccagaaaatacagattagaggctataaagtggggaatccattcattcatgatcatAAGCTCATaacacacaattttaggatttaggtatagtttttagagagagaggttctctcctctctcttaggatttaggattaggattcctcttaaaggatttaggattttcaacttcctctcaggttcaatactCCTTTTACTttgtatttctcttttactttcagatactttaatgctttcctttaattacttatgttgccaaattggcttatgaacttttcatgtaaggattttctattattaatgcaattgagatatttcagatttttatttagatttttatattcttggttttaattgatgaattgataaattggagacacttgagttatcaaactccttgttgattgaaaattggaattcttcaagaattaattcgagtttcaataactctagcctttcccaaggaaagactaggacctgaggaatcaaaactaattcatccacttaacttaccttcatagttagaggttaacaaggtgggggaaaaatccaattctcatcacaatcgataaggataactaggataggacttccaaagttctcataccttgccaagagttctttttttattttattattactattttatttttattatcatttaacatactggtttcttactttcaaaacccccaatttacaagactcataaccaataataagaacacctccctgcaatttcttgagaagacgacccgaggtttaaatactctgttatcaattttaaagaggtttgttacttgtgacaaccaaaacgtttgtaagaaaggttgactgcttggtttagtaactatacttgcaacgagagtttactataacttctaaaccatcaatcttcagttctttcaaaatggcgccgttgccgcggaattgcaaacgtgtgccttattattggttattgtaaatatttgcttttttcttgtttatttgtttttatttttgtttttatttttgcttcttcgtaaattaagaggttattgctcttcaaaccttttcaaaatttaaatctttttcaaatttttatcttatataattgactttttcaaaatttaaatttcaaaatttaaaaattcaaatttcaaaattttcaaatttcaaaattttcaaaattcaaaattcaaaattcaaaattcaaaa is a genomic window of Arachis ipaensis cultivar K30076 chromosome B06, Araip1.1, whole genome shotgun sequence containing:
- the LOC107646809 gene encoding uncharacterized protein LOC107646809 gives rise to the protein MVSELTFNFNGEQHSVNRNYITPISHSHGTSFTSSLISMKLDDDNFLQWKDQAESTIEGHNLLHHITGEQIPQRLDGSGCITPEFAIWKRQDVLLKSWLLASMTKPFTTWTVGCVYSHEVWKKLDDHFSSQIRARIIQLKNKLSTIKIGNSVSEYVLGTIDALASVVARPVSITVGELESLLLTHESMLERFRKSDSFIQANVAQSTQGYSQNFNNRGGFRGGTRGGGRNMRGGRSVYNESGQQFGPNSYNSRTQGGNNSRYDARPVCQVCDKPRHTAKTCWHRYERNDDSRTQYNRSSAQPLQEIQANLSNVLTTPATIQDQNWYPDSGASHHLTSDQQNLGEKSNYEGTDQVIVGNGSGLHINLVGNSYFKTDLSNKNFLLHKLLHVPDITKNLVSVYKFCCDNDVYFEF